A window of Cryptomeria japonica chromosome 3, Sugi_1.0, whole genome shotgun sequence contains these coding sequences:
- the LOC131044734 gene encoding formin-like protein 20 isoform X2, whose product MASWSWLIELMSSCLCQSKIEDEFNESFIKGLVSHVISQARNRSFMVFNFQVKSTPVLAEILKVYDRVTVWNYPVEHEGYPLLPFEKIHTVLHTSDGFLNNLGPNTAIILICDRGGWAFVSFMAAALLIYRRNTGTADVNKVLHTVHKSISYKCSAKKSLQDSFQDFNPLGSYIRYLDYIACRCGNLKGKWPPNEVTLMLDCVILKGVPNWDGKGGCRPLIRVHSKDWSENAEFPTAKQTFQTSKSSKDFRFYRQGEDATVKLNLYCMIKGDVIIECLNVGDKPKGEIMFKAKLNTSFISSTNILELNHKSIDTPWDSDHLFPAGFGIEVLFSDLVEFSPVKISQQRTHALLKLMHKIVDDIAQDGGSRTIPLPPLTPWPSDRADSYSSSLSPPNAKWTFATSPPTPPTPPLSSQCSPFQVNPPQLPPKKLLSSPIEKAFLPLSPSTPPSLPLLPTVGATLSQPPSSAPPPPPPPPVSTPNNCRVKEAPALPLGEEESASPPPTLLPPSSPNNCRLGETPASPLDEKERTSPPPPPLPSSSNNSCRDRGGSDLPLVDKGLVSPQTPFSPPSPSPLSTPNNCEVTGEPALPLGEKKHASPPPLSSPNSNTPPSSLNPKCGTSPPPPPYPPTLSRGAPPPPPPPTHPPTLSRGTPPPPPPPPPPPPPTPPILDRRPPPPTAPPSLGINAPPPPPPPPPPSSIGRTPPPPPPPPPPAPSSVCRTPPPPPPTPSSVGRAPPPPPPVPSSVGRTPPPPPPLSSNGKGTPLSALPIGLNKNLPSTTPTPTTPSKPLKPYHWSKVADRYMQGSIWADAQIHDEVLRTTKINREELEDLFHIAPAKSNGGRRASDGMNSQPEKSHLIDFKRAQNCEIMLTKIKIPIDDMMRAILSLDDSVLQNDQIEQLVKYCPTAEEIKKLQDFNKEIHFYGNCEKLFLKMMKIPRIESKLQTFSFKTRYHVETLHIREKINIIKLATKEVKESPKLQKVLHVVLSLGNELNQGTIRGSARGFKLESLLKLGDIHASTSQMNLLHYLCKSLDRQIPMLLKFYEELPHLEIAKKIDSKILKEELEGLQNEFAKVELELAKSKDDGLIAEKFRKVLKNFLNNVRDDMKSLLSSYFEVINGASSLSNFFHGNDPTTMPFEYVISTLHEFICQYRRALNEYQEMARCEEMKAKKGMPKESKNISFQNKNTKEFEKKRKSLDIKFCLDDVHNIEFKLGMTPQRNS is encoded by the exons ATGGCCTCGTGGAGTTGGCTGATAGAAT TAATGAGCTCCTGCTTATGCCAAAGCAAAATTGAGGACGAATTTAATGAGAGCTTCATTAAGGGTTTAGTAAGCCATGTGATATCACAGGCTCGGAATAGGTCATTCATGGTGTTCAATTTCCAAGTCAAGAGCACACCAGTTTTGGCAGAAATATTGAAAGTGTATGATAGAGTCACAGTTTGGAATTATCCTGTAGAACATGAGGGTTATCCTCTGTTACCATTTGAAAAAATCCATACTGTCCTGCACACATCTGATGGGTTTTTGAACAATTTGGGACCAAACACAGCAATCATCCTCATATGTGACAGAGGAGGATGGGCTTTTGTGAGCTTCATGGCGGCAGCTCTTCTTATCTATAGAAGAAACACTGGTACAGCAGATGTAAATAAGGTGTTGCATACGGTGCATAAGAGTATCTCTTATAAATGTTCTGCCAAGAAATCTTTGCAGGATTCCTTTCAAGATTTTAATCCGCTGGGCTCTTATATAAGATATCTAGATTACATAGCTTGCAGGTGCGGAAATTTGAAGGGCAAATGGCCTCCCAACGAGGTGACATTGATGTTGGATTGTGTGATTCTCAAAGGAGTTCCTAACTGGGATGGTAAGGGAGGTTGCAGGCCTCTGATCAGAGTTCATTCCAAAGATTGGTCTGAAAATGCGGAGTTTCCCACCGCCAAGCAGACTTTTCAAACATCCAAAAGCAGCAAAGATTTTAGATTCTATAGACAG GGTGAGGATGCTACTGTTAAACTAAACCTCTACTGTATGATCAAAGGAGATGTGATTATTGAATGCTTAAACGTAGGAGACAAACCCAAGGGAGAGATAATGTTTAAAGCTAAGCTTAATACTAGTTTCATTAGCAGTACTAATATTCTGGAGTTGAATCATAAAAGCATTGACACTCCATGGGACAGCGACCATCTATTTCCTGCCGGCTTTGGTATAGAG GTCTTATTTTCTGATTTGGTCGAGTTCAGCCCGGTAAAGATTTCTCAGCAGAGGACTCACGCACTtctcaaactgatgcacaaaatagTGGATGATATTGCACAAGATGGTGGGTCCAGAACCATACCTCTACCTCCTCTTACACCATGGCCTAGTGATCGTGCAGACTCTTATTCTTCATCTCTATCTCCTCCGAATGCAAAATGGACCTTTGCTACTTCACCTCCAACACCACCAACGCCACCATTGTCTTCCCAATGTAGTCCTTTTCAAGTTAATCCCCCACAGCTTCCTCCAAAAAAATTGCTATCATCACCCATTGAGAAAGCATTCCTGCCTCTATCTCCATCCACTCCTCCATCACTGCCACTATTACCTACAGTTGGAGCAACTTTATCTCAACCTCCATCAtcagcaccacctccacctccacctccacctgtgtCTACTCCTAATAATTGTAGAGTTAAAGAAGCGCCAGCTTTACCCCTTGGTGAGGAGGAGTCTGCATCTCCACCGCCAACTCTTCTACCTCCATCTTCTCCTAAtaattgtagacttggagaaacaccGGCTTCACCCCTTGATGAGAAAGAGCGCacatctcctccacctccacctcttcCTTCATCTAGTAATAATAGTTGTAGAGATAGAGGAGGATCAGATTTACCCCTTGTTGATAAAGGCTTGGTATCTCCTCAAACACCTTTTTCTCCACCTTCACCTTCACCTCTATCGACTCCTAACAATTGTGAAGTTACAGGAGAACCAGCTTTACCTCTTGGTGAAAAAAAACACGCATCCCCTCCACCTCTTTCTTCACCTAATAGCAATACACCACCTTCATCACTGAATCCTAAATGTGGTacatctcctccacctccaccatatCCTCCTACTCTCAGTAGAGgtgctccacctccacctccacctccaactcACCCTCCTACTCTCAGTAGAGGtacacctccacctccacctccacctccacctccacctccacctactcctccTATTCTTGATAGACGTCCTCCACCTCCAACTGCTCCTCCTAGTCTTGGTATAAAtgccccacctccacctccacctcctcctcctccttcaagTATTGGCAGaactcctcctccacctccacctccacctccgccTGCTCCTTCAAGTGTTTGCAGAACTCCTCCTCCACCACCGCCCACTCCTTCAAGTGTTGGCAGAGCTCCTCCACCACCTCCGCCTGTTCCTTCAAGTGTTGGCAGAACTCCTCCTCCGCCTCCACCCTTATCATCTAATGGTAAAGGAACTCCACTTTCTGCATTACCAATTGGCTTAAACAAAAACCTCCCATCAACAACTCCAACGCCTACAACACCATCTAAGCCACTAAAGCCCTATCATTGGTCTAAAGTAGCAGATAGATACATGCAGGGTAGCATATGGGCAGATGCTCAGATCCATGATGAAGTTCTGAG GACAACAAAAATCAACAgagaagaacttgaagatctttTTCATATAGCTCCAGCCAAGTCCAATGGTGGTCGCCGTGCTTCTGATGGGATGAACAGCCAGCCAGAAAAGTCTCATTTG ATTGATTTTAAAAGGGCACAAAATTGTGAAATTATGTTGACTAAAATAAAGATTCCAATAGATGATATGATG aGGGCCATATTATCATTGGATGATTCAGTTTTGCAGAATGATCAAATTGAACAATTAGTTAAGTATTGCCCTACAGCAGAAGAGATAAAGAAGTTGCAG GATTTTAATAAGGAAATACATTTTTATGGAAACTGTGAAAAG CTCTTTTTGAAGATGATGAAAATTCCAAGAATAGAATCTAAACTtcaaacattttctttcaaaacaagataTCATGTTGAG ACTTTGCATAtaagagaaaaaataaatattataaaacttGCCACTAAAGAG GTGAAAGAATCTCcaaaactacaaaaagttttgcaTGTAGTTTTATCTCttggaaatgaattaaatcaaggaacaattagag gaTCTGCAAGAGGATTTAAATTGGAAAGCCTTTTGAAATTGGGAGATATACATGcttccactagccaaatgaatctTTTGCATTATTTGTGTAAG AGCCTTGATCGACAAATACCCATGCTACTCAAATTTTATGAAGAGCTTCCCCATTTAGAAATTGCAAAGAAG ATTGACTCAAAGATATTAAAAGAAGAACTTGAAGGATTGCAAAATGAATTTGCAAAAGTTGAACTTGAATTGGCCAAATCAAAGGATGATGGTTTAATAGCTGAAAAATTTAGAAAG GTTTTGAAGAACTTCTTAAACAATGTTAGAGATGACATGAAGTCTTTATTATCATCTTATTTTGAAGTG ATAAATGGGGCAAGTTCTTTATCCAACTTTTTCCATGGAAATGATCCAACAACTATGCCTTTTGAATAtg TGATCTCAACACTTCATGAGTTCATATGTCAGTACCGAAGAGCTCTTAATGAGTATCAAGAAATGGCAAGATGCGAGGAAATGAAGGCTAAGAAAGGAATGCCCAAAGAAagtaaaaatatttcatttcaaaataaaaatacaaaagaatttgaGAAGAAAAGAAAATCTCTAGATATTAAATTTTGTTTAGATGATGTACATAATATTGAATTTAAgttggggatgaccccacaacgcaACAGTTAG
- the LOC131044734 gene encoding formin-like protein 20 isoform X1 → MFNLRRKSLSRSFPDGLVELADRMYVMSSCLCQSKIEDEFNESFIKGLVSHVISQARNRSFMVFNFQVKSTPVLAEILKVYDRVTVWNYPVEHEGYPLLPFEKIHTVLHTSDGFLNNLGPNTAIILICDRGGWAFVSFMAAALLIYRRNTGTADVNKVLHTVHKSISYKCSAKKSLQDSFQDFNPLGSYIRYLDYIACRCGNLKGKWPPNEVTLMLDCVILKGVPNWDGKGGCRPLIRVHSKDWSENAEFPTAKQTFQTSKSSKDFRFYRQGEDATVKLNLYCMIKGDVIIECLNVGDKPKGEIMFKAKLNTSFISSTNILELNHKSIDTPWDSDHLFPAGFGIEVLFSDLVEFSPVKISQQRTHALLKLMHKIVDDIAQDGGSRTIPLPPLTPWPSDRADSYSSSLSPPNAKWTFATSPPTPPTPPLSSQCSPFQVNPPQLPPKKLLSSPIEKAFLPLSPSTPPSLPLLPTVGATLSQPPSSAPPPPPPPPVSTPNNCRVKEAPALPLGEEESASPPPTLLPPSSPNNCRLGETPASPLDEKERTSPPPPPLPSSSNNSCRDRGGSDLPLVDKGLVSPQTPFSPPSPSPLSTPNNCEVTGEPALPLGEKKHASPPPLSSPNSNTPPSSLNPKCGTSPPPPPYPPTLSRGAPPPPPPPTHPPTLSRGTPPPPPPPPPPPPPTPPILDRRPPPPTAPPSLGINAPPPPPPPPPPSSIGRTPPPPPPPPPPAPSSVCRTPPPPPPTPSSVGRAPPPPPPVPSSVGRTPPPPPPLSSNGKGTPLSALPIGLNKNLPSTTPTPTTPSKPLKPYHWSKVADRYMQGSIWADAQIHDEVLRTTKINREELEDLFHIAPAKSNGGRRASDGMNSQPEKSHLIDFKRAQNCEIMLTKIKIPIDDMMRAILSLDDSVLQNDQIEQLVKYCPTAEEIKKLQDFNKEIHFYGNCEKLFLKMMKIPRIESKLQTFSFKTRYHVETLHIREKINIIKLATKEVKESPKLQKVLHVVLSLGNELNQGTIRGSARGFKLESLLKLGDIHASTSQMNLLHYLCKSLDRQIPMLLKFYEELPHLEIAKKIDSKILKEELEGLQNEFAKVELELAKSKDDGLIAEKFRKVLKNFLNNVRDDMKSLLSSYFEVINGASSLSNFFHGNDPTTMPFEYVISTLHEFICQYRRALNEYQEMARCEEMKAKKGMPKESKNISFQNKNTKEFEKKRKSLDIKFCLDDVHNIEFKLGMTPQRNS, encoded by the exons ATGTTCAACTTACGAAGAAAAAGCTTGTCCAGATCCTTTCCTGATGGCCTCGTGGAGTTGGCTGATAGAATGTATG TAATGAGCTCCTGCTTATGCCAAAGCAAAATTGAGGACGAATTTAATGAGAGCTTCATTAAGGGTTTAGTAAGCCATGTGATATCACAGGCTCGGAATAGGTCATTCATGGTGTTCAATTTCCAAGTCAAGAGCACACCAGTTTTGGCAGAAATATTGAAAGTGTATGATAGAGTCACAGTTTGGAATTATCCTGTAGAACATGAGGGTTATCCTCTGTTACCATTTGAAAAAATCCATACTGTCCTGCACACATCTGATGGGTTTTTGAACAATTTGGGACCAAACACAGCAATCATCCTCATATGTGACAGAGGAGGATGGGCTTTTGTGAGCTTCATGGCGGCAGCTCTTCTTATCTATAGAAGAAACACTGGTACAGCAGATGTAAATAAGGTGTTGCATACGGTGCATAAGAGTATCTCTTATAAATGTTCTGCCAAGAAATCTTTGCAGGATTCCTTTCAAGATTTTAATCCGCTGGGCTCTTATATAAGATATCTAGATTACATAGCTTGCAGGTGCGGAAATTTGAAGGGCAAATGGCCTCCCAACGAGGTGACATTGATGTTGGATTGTGTGATTCTCAAAGGAGTTCCTAACTGGGATGGTAAGGGAGGTTGCAGGCCTCTGATCAGAGTTCATTCCAAAGATTGGTCTGAAAATGCGGAGTTTCCCACCGCCAAGCAGACTTTTCAAACATCCAAAAGCAGCAAAGATTTTAGATTCTATAGACAG GGTGAGGATGCTACTGTTAAACTAAACCTCTACTGTATGATCAAAGGAGATGTGATTATTGAATGCTTAAACGTAGGAGACAAACCCAAGGGAGAGATAATGTTTAAAGCTAAGCTTAATACTAGTTTCATTAGCAGTACTAATATTCTGGAGTTGAATCATAAAAGCATTGACACTCCATGGGACAGCGACCATCTATTTCCTGCCGGCTTTGGTATAGAG GTCTTATTTTCTGATTTGGTCGAGTTCAGCCCGGTAAAGATTTCTCAGCAGAGGACTCACGCACTtctcaaactgatgcacaaaatagTGGATGATATTGCACAAGATGGTGGGTCCAGAACCATACCTCTACCTCCTCTTACACCATGGCCTAGTGATCGTGCAGACTCTTATTCTTCATCTCTATCTCCTCCGAATGCAAAATGGACCTTTGCTACTTCACCTCCAACACCACCAACGCCACCATTGTCTTCCCAATGTAGTCCTTTTCAAGTTAATCCCCCACAGCTTCCTCCAAAAAAATTGCTATCATCACCCATTGAGAAAGCATTCCTGCCTCTATCTCCATCCACTCCTCCATCACTGCCACTATTACCTACAGTTGGAGCAACTTTATCTCAACCTCCATCAtcagcaccacctccacctccacctccacctgtgtCTACTCCTAATAATTGTAGAGTTAAAGAAGCGCCAGCTTTACCCCTTGGTGAGGAGGAGTCTGCATCTCCACCGCCAACTCTTCTACCTCCATCTTCTCCTAAtaattgtagacttggagaaacaccGGCTTCACCCCTTGATGAGAAAGAGCGCacatctcctccacctccacctcttcCTTCATCTAGTAATAATAGTTGTAGAGATAGAGGAGGATCAGATTTACCCCTTGTTGATAAAGGCTTGGTATCTCCTCAAACACCTTTTTCTCCACCTTCACCTTCACCTCTATCGACTCCTAACAATTGTGAAGTTACAGGAGAACCAGCTTTACCTCTTGGTGAAAAAAAACACGCATCCCCTCCACCTCTTTCTTCACCTAATAGCAATACACCACCTTCATCACTGAATCCTAAATGTGGTacatctcctccacctccaccatatCCTCCTACTCTCAGTAGAGgtgctccacctccacctccacctccaactcACCCTCCTACTCTCAGTAGAGGtacacctccacctccacctccacctccacctccacctccacctactcctccTATTCTTGATAGACGTCCTCCACCTCCAACTGCTCCTCCTAGTCTTGGTATAAAtgccccacctccacctccacctcctcctcctccttcaagTATTGGCAGaactcctcctccacctccacctccacctccgccTGCTCCTTCAAGTGTTTGCAGAACTCCTCCTCCACCACCGCCCACTCCTTCAAGTGTTGGCAGAGCTCCTCCACCACCTCCGCCTGTTCCTTCAAGTGTTGGCAGAACTCCTCCTCCGCCTCCACCCTTATCATCTAATGGTAAAGGAACTCCACTTTCTGCATTACCAATTGGCTTAAACAAAAACCTCCCATCAACAACTCCAACGCCTACAACACCATCTAAGCCACTAAAGCCCTATCATTGGTCTAAAGTAGCAGATAGATACATGCAGGGTAGCATATGGGCAGATGCTCAGATCCATGATGAAGTTCTGAG GACAACAAAAATCAACAgagaagaacttgaagatctttTTCATATAGCTCCAGCCAAGTCCAATGGTGGTCGCCGTGCTTCTGATGGGATGAACAGCCAGCCAGAAAAGTCTCATTTG ATTGATTTTAAAAGGGCACAAAATTGTGAAATTATGTTGACTAAAATAAAGATTCCAATAGATGATATGATG aGGGCCATATTATCATTGGATGATTCAGTTTTGCAGAATGATCAAATTGAACAATTAGTTAAGTATTGCCCTACAGCAGAAGAGATAAAGAAGTTGCAG GATTTTAATAAGGAAATACATTTTTATGGAAACTGTGAAAAG CTCTTTTTGAAGATGATGAAAATTCCAAGAATAGAATCTAAACTtcaaacattttctttcaaaacaagataTCATGTTGAG ACTTTGCATAtaagagaaaaaataaatattataaaacttGCCACTAAAGAG GTGAAAGAATCTCcaaaactacaaaaagttttgcaTGTAGTTTTATCTCttggaaatgaattaaatcaaggaacaattagag gaTCTGCAAGAGGATTTAAATTGGAAAGCCTTTTGAAATTGGGAGATATACATGcttccactagccaaatgaatctTTTGCATTATTTGTGTAAG AGCCTTGATCGACAAATACCCATGCTACTCAAATTTTATGAAGAGCTTCCCCATTTAGAAATTGCAAAGAAG ATTGACTCAAAGATATTAAAAGAAGAACTTGAAGGATTGCAAAATGAATTTGCAAAAGTTGAACTTGAATTGGCCAAATCAAAGGATGATGGTTTAATAGCTGAAAAATTTAGAAAG GTTTTGAAGAACTTCTTAAACAATGTTAGAGATGACATGAAGTCTTTATTATCATCTTATTTTGAAGTG ATAAATGGGGCAAGTTCTTTATCCAACTTTTTCCATGGAAATGATCCAACAACTATGCCTTTTGAATAtg TGATCTCAACACTTCATGAGTTCATATGTCAGTACCGAAGAGCTCTTAATGAGTATCAAGAAATGGCAAGATGCGAGGAAATGAAGGCTAAGAAAGGAATGCCCAAAGAAagtaaaaatatttcatttcaaaataaaaatacaaaagaatttgaGAAGAAAAGAAAATCTCTAGATATTAAATTTTGTTTAGATGATGTACATAATATTGAATTTAAgttggggatgaccccacaacgcaACAGTTAG
- the LOC131044734 gene encoding formin-like protein 20 isoform X3: MFNLRRKSLSRSFPDGLVELADRMYVMSSCLCQSKIEDEFNESFIKGLVSHVISQARNRSFMVFNFQVKSTPVLAEILKVYDRVTVWNYPVEHEGYPLLPFEKIHTVLHTSDGFLNNLGPNTAIILICDRGGWAFVSFMAAALLIYRRNTGTADVNKVLHTVHKSISYKCSAKKSLQDSFQDFNPLGSYIRYLDYIACRCGNLKGKWPPNEVTLMLDCVILKGVPNWDGKGGCRPLIRVHSKDWSENAEFPTAKQTFQTSKSSKDFRFYRQGEDATVKLNLYCMIKGDVIIECLNVGDKPKGEIMFKAKLNTSFISSTNILELNHKSIDTPWDSDHLFPAGFGIEVLFSDLVEFSPVKISQQRTHALLKLMHKIVDDIAQDGGSRTIPLPPLTPWPSDRADSYSSSLSPPNAKWTFATSPPTPPTPPLSSQCSPFQVNPPQLPPKKLLSSPIEKAFLPLSPSTPPSLPLLPTVGATLSQPPSSAPPPPPPPPVSTPNNCRVKEAPALPLGEEESASPPPTLLPPSSPNNCRLGETPASPLDEKERTSPPPPPLPSSSNNSCRDRGGSDLPLVDKGLVSPQTPFSPPSPSPLSTPNNCEVTGEPALPLGEKKHASPPPLSSPNSNTPPSSLNPKCGTSPPPPPYPPTLSRGAPPPPPPPTHPPTLSRGTPPPPPPPPPPPPPTPPILDRRPPPPTAPPSLGINAPPPPPPPPPPSSIGRTPPPPPPPPPPAPSSVCRTPPPPPPTPSSVGRAPPPPPPVPSSVGRTPPPPPPLSSNGKGTPLSALPIGLNKNLPSTTPTPTTPSKPLKPYHWSKVADRYMQGSIWADAQIHDEVLRTTKINREELEDLFHIAPAKSNGGRRASDGMNSQPEKSHLIDFKRAQNCEIMLTKIKIPIDDMMRAILSLDDSVLQNDQIEQLVKYCPTAEEIKKLQDFNKEIHFYGNCEKLFLKMMKIPRIESKLQTFSFKTRYHVEVKESPKLQKVLHVVLSLGNELNQGTIRGSARGFKLESLLKLGDIHASTSQMNLLHYLCKSLDRQIPMLLKFYEELPHLEIAKKIDSKILKEELEGLQNEFAKVELELAKSKDDGLIAEKFRKVLKNFLNNVRDDMKSLLSSYFEVINGASSLSNFFHGNDPTTMPFEYVISTLHEFICQYRRALNEYQEMARCEEMKAKKGMPKESKNISFQNKNTKEFEKKRKSLDIKFCLDDVHNIEFKLGMTPQRNS; the protein is encoded by the exons ATGTTCAACTTACGAAGAAAAAGCTTGTCCAGATCCTTTCCTGATGGCCTCGTGGAGTTGGCTGATAGAATGTATG TAATGAGCTCCTGCTTATGCCAAAGCAAAATTGAGGACGAATTTAATGAGAGCTTCATTAAGGGTTTAGTAAGCCATGTGATATCACAGGCTCGGAATAGGTCATTCATGGTGTTCAATTTCCAAGTCAAGAGCACACCAGTTTTGGCAGAAATATTGAAAGTGTATGATAGAGTCACAGTTTGGAATTATCCTGTAGAACATGAGGGTTATCCTCTGTTACCATTTGAAAAAATCCATACTGTCCTGCACACATCTGATGGGTTTTTGAACAATTTGGGACCAAACACAGCAATCATCCTCATATGTGACAGAGGAGGATGGGCTTTTGTGAGCTTCATGGCGGCAGCTCTTCTTATCTATAGAAGAAACACTGGTACAGCAGATGTAAATAAGGTGTTGCATACGGTGCATAAGAGTATCTCTTATAAATGTTCTGCCAAGAAATCTTTGCAGGATTCCTTTCAAGATTTTAATCCGCTGGGCTCTTATATAAGATATCTAGATTACATAGCTTGCAGGTGCGGAAATTTGAAGGGCAAATGGCCTCCCAACGAGGTGACATTGATGTTGGATTGTGTGATTCTCAAAGGAGTTCCTAACTGGGATGGTAAGGGAGGTTGCAGGCCTCTGATCAGAGTTCATTCCAAAGATTGGTCTGAAAATGCGGAGTTTCCCACCGCCAAGCAGACTTTTCAAACATCCAAAAGCAGCAAAGATTTTAGATTCTATAGACAG GGTGAGGATGCTACTGTTAAACTAAACCTCTACTGTATGATCAAAGGAGATGTGATTATTGAATGCTTAAACGTAGGAGACAAACCCAAGGGAGAGATAATGTTTAAAGCTAAGCTTAATACTAGTTTCATTAGCAGTACTAATATTCTGGAGTTGAATCATAAAAGCATTGACACTCCATGGGACAGCGACCATCTATTTCCTGCCGGCTTTGGTATAGAG GTCTTATTTTCTGATTTGGTCGAGTTCAGCCCGGTAAAGATTTCTCAGCAGAGGACTCACGCACTtctcaaactgatgcacaaaatagTGGATGATATTGCACAAGATGGTGGGTCCAGAACCATACCTCTACCTCCTCTTACACCATGGCCTAGTGATCGTGCAGACTCTTATTCTTCATCTCTATCTCCTCCGAATGCAAAATGGACCTTTGCTACTTCACCTCCAACACCACCAACGCCACCATTGTCTTCCCAATGTAGTCCTTTTCAAGTTAATCCCCCACAGCTTCCTCCAAAAAAATTGCTATCATCACCCATTGAGAAAGCATTCCTGCCTCTATCTCCATCCACTCCTCCATCACTGCCACTATTACCTACAGTTGGAGCAACTTTATCTCAACCTCCATCAtcagcaccacctccacctccacctccacctgtgtCTACTCCTAATAATTGTAGAGTTAAAGAAGCGCCAGCTTTACCCCTTGGTGAGGAGGAGTCTGCATCTCCACCGCCAACTCTTCTACCTCCATCTTCTCCTAAtaattgtagacttggagaaacaccGGCTTCACCCCTTGATGAGAAAGAGCGCacatctcctccacctccacctcttcCTTCATCTAGTAATAATAGTTGTAGAGATAGAGGAGGATCAGATTTACCCCTTGTTGATAAAGGCTTGGTATCTCCTCAAACACCTTTTTCTCCACCTTCACCTTCACCTCTATCGACTCCTAACAATTGTGAAGTTACAGGAGAACCAGCTTTACCTCTTGGTGAAAAAAAACACGCATCCCCTCCACCTCTTTCTTCACCTAATAGCAATACACCACCTTCATCACTGAATCCTAAATGTGGTacatctcctccacctccaccatatCCTCCTACTCTCAGTAGAGgtgctccacctccacctccacctccaactcACCCTCCTACTCTCAGTAGAGGtacacctccacctccacctccacctccacctccacctccacctactcctccTATTCTTGATAGACGTCCTCCACCTCCAACTGCTCCTCCTAGTCTTGGTATAAAtgccccacctccacctccacctcctcctcctccttcaagTATTGGCAGaactcctcctccacctccacctccacctccgccTGCTCCTTCAAGTGTTTGCAGAACTCCTCCTCCACCACCGCCCACTCCTTCAAGTGTTGGCAGAGCTCCTCCACCACCTCCGCCTGTTCCTTCAAGTGTTGGCAGAACTCCTCCTCCGCCTCCACCCTTATCATCTAATGGTAAAGGAACTCCACTTTCTGCATTACCAATTGGCTTAAACAAAAACCTCCCATCAACAACTCCAACGCCTACAACACCATCTAAGCCACTAAAGCCCTATCATTGGTCTAAAGTAGCAGATAGATACATGCAGGGTAGCATATGGGCAGATGCTCAGATCCATGATGAAGTTCTGAG GACAACAAAAATCAACAgagaagaacttgaagatctttTTCATATAGCTCCAGCCAAGTCCAATGGTGGTCGCCGTGCTTCTGATGGGATGAACAGCCAGCCAGAAAAGTCTCATTTG ATTGATTTTAAAAGGGCACAAAATTGTGAAATTATGTTGACTAAAATAAAGATTCCAATAGATGATATGATG aGGGCCATATTATCATTGGATGATTCAGTTTTGCAGAATGATCAAATTGAACAATTAGTTAAGTATTGCCCTACAGCAGAAGAGATAAAGAAGTTGCAG GATTTTAATAAGGAAATACATTTTTATGGAAACTGTGAAAAG CTCTTTTTGAAGATGATGAAAATTCCAAGAATAGAATCTAAACTtcaaacattttctttcaaaacaagataTCATGTTGAG GTGAAAGAATCTCcaaaactacaaaaagttttgcaTGTAGTTTTATCTCttggaaatgaattaaatcaaggaacaattagag gaTCTGCAAGAGGATTTAAATTGGAAAGCCTTTTGAAATTGGGAGATATACATGcttccactagccaaatgaatctTTTGCATTATTTGTGTAAG AGCCTTGATCGACAAATACCCATGCTACTCAAATTTTATGAAGAGCTTCCCCATTTAGAAATTGCAAAGAAG ATTGACTCAAAGATATTAAAAGAAGAACTTGAAGGATTGCAAAATGAATTTGCAAAAGTTGAACTTGAATTGGCCAAATCAAAGGATGATGGTTTAATAGCTGAAAAATTTAGAAAG GTTTTGAAGAACTTCTTAAACAATGTTAGAGATGACATGAAGTCTTTATTATCATCTTATTTTGAAGTG ATAAATGGGGCAAGTTCTTTATCCAACTTTTTCCATGGAAATGATCCAACAACTATGCCTTTTGAATAtg TGATCTCAACACTTCATGAGTTCATATGTCAGTACCGAAGAGCTCTTAATGAGTATCAAGAAATGGCAAGATGCGAGGAAATGAAGGCTAAGAAAGGAATGCCCAAAGAAagtaaaaatatttcatttcaaaataaaaatacaaaagaatttgaGAAGAAAAGAAAATCTCTAGATATTAAATTTTGTTTAGATGATGTACATAATATTGAATTTAAgttggggatgaccccacaacgcaACAGTTAG